The region TCCACCCGAGAGGGAGGTAAGGGCCGGTATGATATCTATCAAATTACGTTCCTCGGACCCGAAAAACCACTCTATTTAAGTAACGAGGATCAATTGTTGGCCAGTTTCGAGAAATCTGTTAGCGACAACGTGCTCGAAAAATCAGTTGAAATTAAAACCATTAGGCTTACTGTAGTAAAAGGTGTGGTAAAAGATGCCATTACCAATGAGCCCATAAAAGCCAATATTGAAGTGGTGGATAACGACAAGGATGAGATTGTGTTTAACAATGTTTCGAATAGTAAAACCGGCCGATTCCTGGTTACCCTGCCTTCTGGTAAAAACTATGGGTTGGCTGTAAAGGCGGAAAATTACCTGTTCCACTCAGAAAACTTTAATATACCCAAAGCTACGGCGTACCAGGAGATTGAGAAGGAGATCCTGTTGAATAATGTGAAAAAGGATGTGAAAATAGTGCTGAAAAACGTCTTTTTCGATCAGGGTAAGGCTGTTTTAAGGCCCACTTCGTATCCTGAGTTGAACCGCCTGGCTAAGCTGCTGAAAGATGTGCCCACCCTTAAAATAGAGATTTCGGGACATACAGATAACACGGGAAGTGCCACTTTCAATCAAAAGTTGAGTGAAGACCGTGCCAAAGCCGTGGTCGAATACATTAAGGCCCAGGAAATTTCAGCCGACCGGTTAACTTATGTAGGTTACGGTGAAACCCAGCCCATTGCCGACAACACGACCAAAGACGGCCGCCAGCAAAACCGCCGGGTAGAGTTTAAGGTACTCAGTAAATAATAGAAATAACCGCAAGTGATGTTCGGTTATCCAGAAGTAGCAAAAATGCCCAACCCGACAATTGGGAATAAATTTTGTATTTTTATAAAAAAACATTACTGTCCGATAAAAGCACGGAATTGATCAATTGATTTTTCAAAACTATGATTTTCTGAGAATTAAGGTTTGCATTTAATGAATTTTTTAAAGTAAGCCTCAGAATAGAGAGGGCTGCATCAATTCGTCATAAGTTTTCTGCCAATCTTTGTCCGGATGCTCAAGAAACCTGAATAAATGAATGTAGTTAAACAAATGAATTTTACAGAAGCTAACTAAATTGGAAAACGCCCATTTCCTCTTGAGCGTTTTTTGGATAACAGTCATCAATAGGTTTGCGATTAAGGCACAGTATATCTGTATTTTAATCGCATTTTCATTGTCCCCGAGAAAATATTTTAGCGGGAAATTTTGTTTTAATTGTTTGAACAGAAGTTCAATTTGCCATCGTAGTTTGTAAATAGCAGCTATTAAATCAGCCCTCATTTCAAACAAGTTAGTTAAAAACTCAAACCGTCTTTTAAGGTTTCTGTCGTAGAACTGGACTTTACGCAGCTTTAAAGGGCGTGTGTTATTCTCATATTTTACCTGAACTTCTATGATTTCATCTTTTTCAACCCCACTATGAATATGTTCTTCTATCTTACAATCATTTAGCGTTTTATATGCTGCATTGTCTTTTATTCGGGTGACAAAACCTGTATCTGTTTGCGAAAATTTATCAAAGGCTTTGTAGTCATTATAGCCTTTGTCAAATACGTATATTGTGTTTGCATTATGCTTAAGACTATTTAACAATACATGGTCATGAGTGGCAGCACTGGTGAGCCAAACCATCTTGGGTGCAGTTTCGTCTACATTTATCGTTGCATGAAGTTTTATACCGCCTTTCTTTTTACCGGTTTTAGGATGCCGTCCAACACACTTCAATATATCCTTAAACAAACTGATGGTTGAGCTGTCAATAATCTCTACTTGTTTGTTTATTACATCTTTAATTCTGCTGTCCGAAATATAATGACCATATTGTTTGAGTAGCTTATTGTAGATTTCTCCGAACACATCACAATCTCTACGTTTATTTGAATCTGACAAGGTACTTTTCTTTGGAATATGATTTAACTGAAAATGTTTGGTTTTACCTGATAAACCAAGCATTGCGCCACTTACTTCGCGTAAAGATGTGCATTTAGCAAAAGAACAAAACAGCATGCTAATTAAGTGATCTTTTGTTTTGAACTTGTTCACATAGTGATCTGAATTGTGCTTTTTTGCACTGGTAGTGATGATTTTTGAATCAATTAAGGAAATCAGCTGTCCGAAAACCGATGTGCCAAAAAAAATGTGTACTTTTATCCATAGTAGTTTTTTTTGTGGTAAAACAAAACTACAAAAAAGAGTTGGGGGAGGCATTCAAGTCTCCTCACTCTTAATTTTTTTTATCGGACAACAGTGAATCTAAATATTTTTTTAATACATTAAGTTATGGATTATTTATTGGGTGTTTTGATAGTATTAACCATGGTACTTTGGGTATGGGCAGTTTACGATATTAATATCTCGCGACTCAAAGGGAAAAACCATCAGAATAAATGGCTGCTGGCTGTGGTAATATTTCCGCTTTTAGGCCCTATTCTCTATTTCCAGTTCAAGCGTAAAGGTTGACTTTTAGCGAAAACTCCTTACTTTGGCGTATAACAAGTTAATTTTTTGGTCTCTGAGCAACAAGGATTCAGGCCTAAACATATTCAATTAACCATTCAATTTATTACATTTGTGGTCAAGCAAATAATGTATCATTTTTTAAACTTATTATAATGAAAACCACAGCTTTCACGGCAATTCACGAAGACCTGGGTGCACGTATGGTTGATTTCGCAGGTTTTAAAATGCCAATAGAATATACCAGAATTAAAGATGAACACACCAATGTACGAGAAAAACTTGGTGTTTTTGACGTTTCTCACATGGGCGAATTTTGGGTAAAGGGACCCGAAGCGTTTAAGTTGGTTCAGCGAATTACGACCAATGATGTGGCAGCGCTTTATGATGGCAAGGTTCAGTACAGTTGCATGCCCAATGGAGAAGGAGGTATTGTTGATGACCTGCTGGTGTACCGTTTCGATGAAGAAACATACATGCTTGTTGTAAACGGAGCCAATGTAGAGAAAGACTGGAACTGGGTAACAAAAAATGCTGAAGAGCTTGGCCTTCAGGTTGGCAAAGAGGTTTATAATGCTTCTGATGAAATAAGTCTTTTAGCTGTGCAGGGACCACTTGCTCTTAAAGCTATGCAAAAAATTACAGAGCAAAATATCATGGACATGGAATTTTATACCGTTCAAAAAGTCAATATAGCCGGTATAAAAGATGCCATTTTATCTACAACAGGGTATACCGGTGCCGGAGGCTGCGAAATTTATGTGTCAAACGAAGATGGTCCAAAACTCTGGAA is a window of Salinivirga cyanobacteriivorans DNA encoding:
- a CDS encoding IS4 family transposase, whose product is MPPPTLFCSFVLPQKKLLWIKVHIFFGTSVFGQLISLIDSKIITTSAKKHNSDHYVNKFKTKDHLISMLFCSFAKCTSLREVSGAMLGLSGKTKHFQLNHIPKKSTLSDSNKRRDCDVFGEIYNKLLKQYGHYISDSRIKDVINKQVEIIDSSTISLFKDILKCVGRHPKTGKKKGGIKLHATINVDETAPKMVWLTSAATHDHVLLNSLKHNANTIYVFDKGYNDYKAFDKFSQTDTGFVTRIKDNAAYKTLNDCKIEEHIHSGVEKDEIIEVQVKYENNTRPLKLRKVQFYDRNLKRRFEFLTNLFEMRADLIAAIYKLRWQIELLFKQLKQNFPLKYFLGDNENAIKIQIYCALIANLLMTVIQKTLKRKWAFSNLVSFCKIHLFNYIHLFRFLEHPDKDWQKTYDELMQPSLF
- a CDS encoding PLDc N-terminal domain-containing protein, which gives rise to MDYLLGVLIVLTMVLWVWAVYDINISRLKGKNHQNKWLLAVVIFPLLGPILYFQFKRKG
- the gcvT gene encoding glycine cleavage system aminomethyltransferase GcvT, yielding MKTTAFTAIHEDLGARMVDFAGFKMPIEYTRIKDEHTNVREKLGVFDVSHMGEFWVKGPEAFKLVQRITTNDVAALYDGKVQYSCMPNGEGGIVDDLLVYRFDEETYMLVVNGANVEKDWNWVTKNAEELGLQVGKEVYNASDEISLLAVQGPLALKAMQKITEQNIMDMEFYTVQKVNIAGIKDAILSTTGYTGAGGCEIYVSNEDGPKLWKAVMEAGEEFGIKPAGLAARDTLRLEMGFALYGNDIDETTSPIEGALSWITKFVEGNDFIDREYLEKQKAEKPEKRLKPFILDDKGIPRKGYKIEDGDGNEIGEVTSGTMSPSTGQAIGLGYVKNGFWKSDTEIYIRIRKKAVKAHITKLPFYKG